The following proteins come from a genomic window of Ammospiza nelsoni isolate bAmmNel1 chromosome 6, bAmmNel1.pri, whole genome shotgun sequence:
- the LOC132074536 gene encoding carbohydrate sulfotransferase 9-like translates to MNQKVLVFLLPNFVFGIFLFGFFCRRQKNLTDAFSNPTENWLAIQNGRKNTLASVCLRNNLNKPRSKLDSHVANQLFVEHKHKFIYCEVPKVGCSNWKRIIFLLQSDLNAEASEIEHDNIHHTQLIKRLVSYPPALQKEFLSNYTKVMFTRHPLERLVSAYRDKLLHSEPFYSTTIANEIRAMFRKNKNSPEKVSFQEFVNFIIAKPPHTLDIHWKPMFLLCDPCNIRYDIVGKYETLGLDSEHVLKVIGAPESLQYPSLKRYSSEKRTDGDITLEYLRQLTSEQIEKIKKLYEMDFYLFNYTMKYEDYFSLND, encoded by the exons ATGAACCAGAAGGTGTTAGTTTTCCTTCTCCCAAATTTTGTAtttggaatatttctttttgggtttttctgtaGGAGACAAAAAAACCTAACAG ATGCTTTTTCCAATCCTACTGAAAATTGGCTGGCAATTCAAAACGGTCGGAAAAACACACTGGCTTCTGTCTGCCTGAGGAATAACCTCAATAAACCAAGAAGCAAATTGGATTCTCATGTTGCAAACCAGCTCTTTGTGGAGCACAAACACAAATTTATCTACTGTGAGGTGCCTAAGGTAGGCTGCTCCAACTGgaagagaattatttttcttcttcaatcAGACTTGAATGCAGAAGCTTCTGAAATTGAGCATGACAACATCCACCATACCCAACTAATCAAAAGGCTGGTGTCCTACCCTCCTGCCTTACAAAAGGAATTTCTAAGCAATTACACCAAAGTGATGTTCACCAGACATCCCCTGGAACGGCTGGTTTCAGCTTACAGAGACAAACTCCTGCACTCTGAACCATTCTACAGTACCACTATTGCTAATGAAATCAGGGCAAtgttcaggaaaaataaaaattctcctGAAAAAGTGAGTTTCCAGGAATTTGTCAACTTCATTATAGCAAAACCACCACATACTCTTGACATTCACTGGAAACCGATGTTTCTGCTCTGTGATCCTTGCAACATTCGCTATGATATTGTGGGTAAGTATGAAACTCTTGGCTTGGACTCTGAGCATGTTCTGAAGGTCATTGGTGCACCAGAGAGCCTGCAATACCCCAGCTTGAAGAGATACAGCTCAGAGAAACGAACTGATGGTGATATCACCTTAGAATACCTCAGACAACTGACCTCAGAACAGATtgagaagataaaaaaattgtatgaaatggatttttatttgttcaaCTATACTATGAAATACGAGGATTATTTTTCCCTGAATGACTGA